DNA from Deinococcus aquaedulcis:
AAGGCGTCGCCCTGGCCGGGTAGCCCCTGCCCCACCCATCCAAAGCCCTGCGCCCCGGCATAGGGATAGAAAAACGAGGTCATCAGCACGCTCTGCATCAGGTAGTTCGTCATCGCCATGCGCCCGCTGGCGGCGAAGTGCAGCAGGGGCCCCAGCCGGTTCGAGGCCGCCAGCAGCCCAATGAGACCCACGTACCCCAGCGCGCCCGCCAGCCCCCCGCCCATGCGCACCGGCACCGCCAGAAAGCCGGTCGCCTGATCGCCGCGCGTGTTCAGGTAGGCCAGGGCCGCGCCCAGCACCAGCCCCAGGGGCAGCCCAACCACGGCGAGGCGCCGCAGCAGCGGGCGGTGGTCCTGCGGGTGGGTGAGCAGGCCGGTGCGCTGGGCGGCGGCCCCCAGGCAGAACAGAGCCAGCAGCCACGTCCCGTTGTACACGTTGCCACTCAGCAGCAGCGGCCAGAATTCGCCCGCCCGGTCAGCCACGTTGCCCAGGTAGGTGGGTTCCAGGGCGGGCAGGCCGGTAAAGCGCGGTCCCGTGCGGCCAGAGGCGGCCACAGCGTCCAGCAGCCCCACGCCCAGCCACCACGTGCCCAGCACGCCGGCCAGAACCACCAGCGCGCGCGCACTCAGGGCGGCGGTCAGCAGCAGGGCCAGCGCCAGCGTGGCGTAGTTGCTGATGATGTCGCCGTGCCACACCAGGACATAGTGGACCGCGCCCACCGCCAGCAGCACGAGGTGGCGGCGCAGAAAGGTCCCCACCCCCTGGCGCGCCAGCAGCCCAGCGGCGCCCCAGCCGAACAGCATGGCGAAAATTGAGATAAAGCGGCCATTGGCCAGCACGTCGGTGAGCACCTGCGCCGCGCGGTCCACGCCTCGCTGCTGCCATTCCAGAAAGCCGGCGAAGTCCTGCATATTCACGATCAGGATGCCCAGCAGCGCCACGCCGCGCAGCACATCGGGCAGCGGGGAGCGGGCTTGCACCGGGCCCCGCTGGGGCGTGCTTGCGGCGGCGGGAGGAAGCGGCTCGGTCATGCCGGGCAGGCTAGCGCGCGGCGGTGAGCTGCGGGCGCGGGTCTGAGTGCCACGCCCGCAGGGACGGTCCCTTGCCTGTTCGTTCTCCTGCGCGGCTGTGTGGACCTGCGGCACCGCCTGATATGTCCGCCGGGAACTGAATCGGCTTTGCTGGGCGTGGGACCAGCCGTCCGGCTCAGTCGCGCACGTACACCTTGAACTGCTTCAGGGCGCCGCTCACGTCGTAGCTGCTCCACTTCAAGGTCACGCTGTTGGCCTCCACATTGTTCGGCTCCAGGCCCAGTTTCAGCGGCAGCTTGCGGCCGTCCGGCGTAGTCGCCACCGCCGTCAGGGTATACACGCCCAGCGGAATATCGTTGAAATCGAAGCTGTGGTACGGCCAGCCCTGGCCCAGGGTGGTGCGCCCGCCGCCGTTCGGGTCGGTGTAGGGGTAGCCGCCGGGAGGGGCCAGCGGCGCCGTTTTAAAGGTCATGACCACAGGCTTGCCCGCGCTGCCGTCAATCAGTTTGCCCTGCGGGGTAAAGGTCAGGGTGACGGTGCTGCCTTCGGGGGCGCCGGGCACCACGGCGGCGTAGCGGTCGTCGCAGTAGGCCTTGGCGGGCAGGCCGCAGTAGCTGAAATCCAGGCTGGCGCCATAAAAGTCGTCCCAGTCCTTGCCACCGCCAGGTTTGGCGCCGGCCAGCCGCCAGCGGAAATTCAGATTGCCGCCCTCGCTGGAATCAATTTCGGTGTTCAGGGTGCCGGATTCGGGGTGCAGCGGCAGCACAAAAGTGGTGCCCGCGAGGTCGCGCTTGACCGTGGCGCTGGCGTGGTAACGGCCGTCCGGCACGCGAATGGCGTAGGTACCGTCGCCCTTGGTCACGGCGGTAAAGCTGGTGCGCTGGCCCTGATTGAACGTGGTGCCCACGATGTAGACCTCGGCGCCGGCCAGCGGGCGGCCCTGGGTGTCCAGCACCAGTCCGGTCACGTAGCCCTTTTTGGGGGCGGGTGGCTTGACGGTGGGCGCCGGCGCGGCGGGCGCGGGGGTGCGGGTGGCCGCTGGCGCTGGGGCAGGCGTGGCGGGGCGGGGAGCCGGGGCGGCCGGCGCCGCCGGGGTCAGGGCGGCGGGGGGCTTGGCGGCGGCCGTCAGCTTCAGGCTGCACCAGCCCAGCAGCGTGGTGCCTTCGCTGTCGGCCCAGATGCCGGCCAGGGCGGCGGCGCCCTTGGTGGCCTTGAACGACACGAAGCGGCCGTCGTCGTTGCTGGCGCCCAGTTCGGTCCAGCTGTAGCCCAGCGACCCCAGCACCTGCCGGAAACTGGCTTCCAGGCCGTCCACCGAGTCCCAGACGACATATTCACTCTTGACACAGCTGCCGCCGGCCTTGGTGGCCACGGTGCGCAGGGCCCCGGCGAATTCCGCCAGTTCAGGGGCGCCGTTCACCATCTGGGCGCCGTCAATAAAGGTGGCGTCCACCAGCGCCGAGCGGGGTCCGGCGGCCAGGGCGGTGGACAGTGAGGCGGTCAGCAACAGGGTCAGCAGGGCACGGGTCATGGTCACTCCTGGGGGTGGGGCGTAGGGCGGGCGTGGACCCCTTCAGGGTACGCCCAGCCCGCTCACGTCGAACTCACGTTCTGGGGGTGGGGGGGAGGCGGGGTGCGCCTCACCCCAACAGCAGTGCGGTCTGCATGGAGAAGGAGCGCGCCTGGAAGCAGGGGAAGCCTTGTGGCGTCGGTTCCCCAGGGCAGGCTCACCCCTGCGTCTCAAGAGTGGCGGTCAGGCGTGCGCGGGCACCGGGGCCACCACCAGCGGGCCGCGTGGGCCCAGGGTCAGGCCGGGCTGCGGGGTGGGGTCGCCGCCTACGGCGCGCAGCGGGGGCAGGGACGCCAGCGTGTCCAGAATCAGCAGCTGCGCCAGATGCATGCCCAGGCACAGGCGCTCGCCGCCGCCAAAGGGCAGATAGGCCCACGCGGGGGGCTTGTGAGCCCAGCGGCCCGGATCGAAGGTTTCCGGCTGCGCCCACAGCCCGGGATCACGCCCAGAGAGATACGGCGAATACAGGGCCAGCGCCCCGCGCGGCAGCCGCACTCCCCGCCACAGCAGGTCGCGGCTCAGGCGGCGGCTGCCCATCCAGCCGGGCGGGTGCAGGCGCAGGGTTTCTTTCAGAACGGCCGGGTGGTGCTGGGGGGCGTGCCAGCGCGGGTGGTTCGCCAGATGCCAGATCGCGTACGCCAGGGCGTGCGTGGTGGTGTCGTGGGCGGCGGCCAGGGACACGCGCGTTTCTTCCAGCCCACCGGGCAGGGGCGCCAGCACCGATAGCAGGTCGTCGCCACCCCGGCCCAGGCGGGCGTGGGCGAGGCGGCGCACCTCGCGCTCCACGCGCCGGAACAGCAGGGGGCGGGGCAGGGCCGGTACCGGAAACGGGCGGCGCAGCGGGGCCAGAAAGGCGTGCAGCAGGTCTGCGTCAAACTCGCTGCTGAAGTACGCGGCGTTCAGCAGCGCCAGCACGGTGTGGTCAGCCCAGGCCAGGGCGTCAAACTCGCCGGCCGGCACAGGCGGCAGGGCCGCGCGGGTGCGCGCCTGCAGGGCCAGCAGGTGCGCGCGGCCAAAACCGGGGTTCATCAGCCCCCGGCGCCCAGCGTGGCCCGGGGCATCGGTGAGAATCACGCCGCCCGACAGGTATGGCACCACCCGCGAGAAACTGCCCGCGCTGCGAAAGGTGCCCAGATTGGTGAGCAGCGCGCGGTTCCAGGCCGCGCTAAAGCCCACCACGGCGGGCAGGCCCAGCCGCAGCCGGAACAGGTCGCCGCCTGCGGCGCGGGCCCGCGTGGCGCCCTCCTCAATCAGGGTCAGCGGCGAGAGCGCCCAGTCCTGCAGGTGGCCATTGCCGGGGCGGGTGGGCGGCTCGGGCAGGGCGTTTACAGAAACGGCCACAAGTCCTCGCCGGCGGGGGTCTGGCGGCCATCCAGGTCGTCGTAGCCCAGACCCAGCAGCAGGCCCGCGCCGTTCCAGCCGCTCAGCAGCGAAAGCGGCACCCCGCCGCCTGGGTGCACGGTGCCGCCCACTTGCACGAGGTTGCGGGTGTGGGCCAGGCGCCAGCCGGGACGCAGGCTGCCGCTCAGCCCGTGGGGCGCGCGGCCATACAGCGCGCCTGCCTTGGCGGTGCGGGCGTAGTCGGCGGGGGACAGGGCGTGCCACTCCGCCACCGGCAGCGGGCCTTCCGGTGTCGCCGAGAGGCGCTCCTGCAGCCGGCCCAGCAGCGCCGCGCCGTAGGTCAGGGGGTCCTCGGTCAGGCCGGGGTCGGGCGGGGCATTGACCAGCAGGAAGGCCCGGGTGCCGTCCAGGTGCAGGTACAGTGTGGGGTCGTGCGGCAGCCGCCCGGCGCGGATGTCGCGCCATTCGCGCGCGTAGTCCGCCGGCCAGAAGATGTGGTGGGCTGCGGGGCGGTCCTCAGACAGGCGCAGCTGCAGCGCAAAGCCGCTGACCCCACGCGGCGTGGGCTTCTCGGCCACGCCCAGCCACGACAGGGTCAGCGCGCGGTCGGCGGCGCTCACCCAGGCGTCGGCGGCAAAGGCACCCTGGCTGGTGTGCGCGCCCAGCACCTGCCCCCCGTGGCTGCTGAGGCTGGTCACGCGCGTGCCAAATTCAAAGCGCACGCCCAGCGCCTCGGCCTGCGCGTGCAGGGCCTGGGCGAAGGCCAGCAGGCCGCCCGGCAGGTGCCACACGCCCTGCCCCAGTTCCACCCAGGCAATGTTGTGCAGCACGGCGGGCGCGCGGTAGGGGTCGGCGCCCAGGTAGGTGGCAAAGCGCAGCCAGAAAGGGGTCATGAAAGGCCCTGATCGCACGTAGCGGCGCAGCGGGGTCAGCGGCGCGGCCCGCACGCCCCGGGTCAGCGCGTAGCGGGCGAGTTTCAGTGGACCCGGCGGCGGCGCAAAGAGAAAGGTGTCCTGCGCGTCCTCGTACAGGCGCCGGGCCGCGCGCAGCAGGGCCGCGTAGCGCTGCCCCTCGGCCCTGGAGAGCTGCGCCAGCGTGGGCTCCAGGCTGCCCGCCACGTGCAGGGCCTCTGGCGCGAAAGTGCGCCCGCCCGGCGCGTGGTAGGTGGTGGTGGGCCGCGCGGGGCTTAAGCGGGGCACCGGCAGGCCCACCCGCTCGTGCACTGCGCGGAACACCTGGGGCATGGTGACCACGGTGGGGCCGCTGGAGAAGTCGGTCAAGCCCAGCGCCGCCTTGCCCCCGGGTCCGTCCAGGGCGTCCAGCACCGTGACCCGCGCGCCGGCCCGGGCGAGGCGCAACGCCGCGCTCAGTCCCGCGAAGCCGGCGCCAATCACGGCCACGTGGCGGGGCGTGCGGCGGCCCCAGGTCATTGCCGGTACTCCCGGCCCTTCCAGGTTACGCGGCGTTTCACGGCCCGAAGATACACGGGCAGGGCCAGCAGCGGCGTGACCGGGCCCAGCAGGCCCTCGGCCAGATCGGCGGGGCGGCGCCGCCCGGCAATCAGGTTCACGGCGAGGCGCTCCAGCACGCTCGCGGCGCGCAGCACCCGGCCGCCCGGCACAGGCAGCAGCCACGGCAGCGTGTGCCCGGCGAAGTGCAGCGCCATGCTGAGGGTCATCAGGGCCCGCGAATTCAGGTGGATGGGCAGCGCGTTCTTGCCAAAGCCCGCCACCGAATCCGGGTACGAACGGTACATGCGCACGCTGATGCACTCGCGGCCCATGGCCGTCGAGACGATCAGGCCCAGGCCGCCCAGCTGCCGGGCCATCACGGTGTCTTCCAGCACCTGCGCGCGCACGGCGGCGTACCCGCCCACCCGCAGCAGCGCCGCGCGGCGGTAGGCCATCACCTGCCCGTTGGCAATGGTGGCCAGCGGGTGCGGCGGGCGCATGCGCAGCAGCGGGTAAGGAAAGTACGACAGCACGGCGGCGTCCACCAGCGGGGTCAGCAGCCGCTCACCGGGGCGGCGGTTGTCCTGCCGGGGCTGAATGCTCAGCAGGTCGGCCCCGGAACTGTTCATTTCGTGCAGCAGTCCGCCCAGCGCGCCCCTGTGCCAGCTCACGTCGGCGTCGGTGAAAATCAGAATGTCGCCCCCCGCCGCCCGCAGCAGTTGCTGACAGGCCCAGGGCTTGCCGTGCCAGCCGTCCGGGCGCGGGGTGCCGGCCATCACCCGCGCGCCCAGGGCGCGGGCCACCTCGGCGGTCCCGTCGGTGCTGCCGTCGTCCAGCACCAGCACCTCGTGGGCCCCCTGCGCCAGCACGCCGGGCAGGGTGTGCGGGAGGTTGTGCGCCTCGTCGCGCGCCGGAATCAGGATGGACACGCGCGGCCCCGTCTGGGGTGTGGGCGCCGGGCGCAGCCGGGGAAAGGTCAGGGCATTCACCGCCAGGGTCAGCGCCTTGGCGGTCAGCCACACGCCCATGGCCTGGGCGTACAGGCGCCCGGCCTTCACGCCCGGTCCCCGGTGATCAGGGTCAGCAGCCGAGAGGGCAGGTCCAGGCGTGCCGAGCGGCTCTGGCGCCCCGGCACCGCGCGCAGGTAGCCGGCCAGGGGCCGCTCGGGGTCACTGGTCTGCAGGTCGTGGTCCAGCGCGGCGAGTTCGCG
Protein-coding regions in this window:
- a CDS encoding carboxypeptidase-like regulatory domain-containing protein translates to MTRALLTLLLTASLSTALAAGPRSALVDATFIDGAQMVNGAPELAEFAGALRTVATKAGGSCVKSEYVVWDSVDGLEASFRQVLGSLGYSWTELGASNDDGRFVSFKATKGAAALAGIWADSEGTTLLGWCSLKLTAAAKPPAALTPAAPAAPAPRPATPAPAPAATRTPAPAAPAPTVKPPAPKKGYVTGLVLDTQGRPLAGAEVYIVGTTFNQGQRTSFTAVTKGDGTYAIRVPDGRYHASATVKRDLAGTTFVLPLHPESGTLNTEIDSSEGGNLNFRWRLAGAKPGGGKDWDDFYGASLDFSYCGLPAKAYCDDRYAAVVPGAPEGSTVTLTFTPQGKLIDGSAGKPVVMTFKTAPLAPPGGYPYTDPNGGGRTTLGQGWPYHSFDFNDIPLGVYTLTAVATTPDGRKLPLKLGLEPNNVEANSVTLKWSSYDVSGALKQFKVYVRD
- a CDS encoding glycosyltransferase, whose product is MGVWLTAKALTLAVNALTFPRLRPAPTPQTGPRVSILIPARDEAHNLPHTLPGVLAQGAHEVLVLDDGSTDGTAEVARALGARVMAGTPRPDGWHGKPWACQQLLRAAGGDILIFTDADVSWHRGALGGLLHEMNSSGADLLSIQPRQDNRRPGERLLTPLVDAAVLSYFPYPLLRMRPPHPLATIANGQVMAYRRAALLRVGGYAAVRAQVLEDTVMARQLGGLGLIVSTAMGRECISVRMYRSYPDSVAGFGKNALPIHLNSRALMTLSMALHFAGHTLPWLLPVPGGRVLRAASVLERLAVNLIAGRRRPADLAEGLLGPVTPLLALPVYLRAVKRRVTWKGREYRQ
- a CDS encoding DUF418 domain-containing protein, whose protein sequence is MTEPLPPAAASTPQRGPVQARSPLPDVLRGVALLGILIVNMQDFAGFLEWQQRGVDRAAQVLTDVLANGRFISIFAMLFGWGAAGLLARQGVGTFLRRHLVLLAVGAVHYVLVWHGDIISNYATLALALLLTAALSARALVVLAGVLGTWWLGVGLLDAVAASGRTGPRFTGLPALEPTYLGNVADRAGEFWPLLLSGNVYNGTWLLALFCLGAAAQRTGLLTHPQDHRPLLRRLAVVGLPLGLVLGAALAYLNTRGDQATGFLAVPVRMGGGLAGALGYVGLIGLLAASNRLGPLLHFAASGRMAMTNYLMQSVLMTSFFYPYAGAQGFGWVGQGLPGQGDAFPYAGGFVGWGAASALLLALTLGLCQLPLSAVWLSRFRQGPMEALVRRLVYGRAARRREES
- a CDS encoding phytoene desaturase family protein, with the translated sequence MTWGRRTPRHVAVIGAGFAGLSAALRLARAGARVTVLDALDGPGGKAALGLTDFSSGPTVVTMPQVFRAVHERVGLPVPRLSPARPTTTYHAPGGRTFAPEALHVAGSLEPTLAQLSRAEGQRYAALLRAARRLYEDAQDTFLFAPPPGPLKLARYALTRGVRAAPLTPLRRYVRSGPFMTPFWLRFATYLGADPYRAPAVLHNIAWVELGQGVWHLPGGLLAFAQALHAQAEALGVRFEFGTRVTSLSSHGGQVLGAHTSQGAFAADAWVSAADRALTLSWLGVAEKPTPRGVSGFALQLRLSEDRPAAHHIFWPADYAREWRDIRAGRLPHDPTLYLHLDGTRAFLLVNAPPDPGLTEDPLTYGAALLGRLQERLSATPEGPLPVAEWHALSPADYARTAKAGALYGRAPHGLSGSLRPGWRLAHTRNLVQVGGTVHPGGGVPLSLLSGWNGAGLLLGLGYDDLDGRQTPAGEDLWPFL
- a CDS encoding cytochrome P450, which gives rise to MAVSVNALPEPPTRPGNGHLQDWALSPLTLIEEGATRARAAGGDLFRLRLGLPAVVGFSAAWNRALLTNLGTFRSAGSFSRVVPYLSGGVILTDAPGHAGRRGLMNPGFGRAHLLALQARTRAALPPVPAGEFDALAWADHTVLALLNAAYFSSEFDADLLHAFLAPLRRPFPVPALPRPLLFRRVEREVRRLAHARLGRGGDDLLSVLAPLPGGLEETRVSLAAAHDTTTHALAYAIWHLANHPRWHAPQHHPAVLKETLRLHPPGWMGSRRLSRDLLWRGVRLPRGALALYSPYLSGRDPGLWAQPETFDPGRWAHKPPAWAYLPFGGGERLCLGMHLAQLLILDTLASLPPLRAVGGDPTPQPGLTLGPRGPLVVAPVPAHA